The Patescibacteria group bacterium genome window below encodes:
- a CDS encoding lamin tail domain-containing protein, with translation MKNWGGKIFLILGVLLCSGFFVTQKCQAASAGDVVISEIAWMGTLNSANDEWLELANKTDQDIIIEGWTITFGTSTPKKIEKCKINQPCAIPAGGFFLLERTDDTSAPPPADLIYTGALNDNGEILELKNDSGVTVDRLDASAKWPAGNKDLRSTMERAADNSWCDSQSPGGTPKAANDCAGGSSAPETPEPPPAESGGSSVPVYRYGDVLINEFVSDPAAGENEWVELYNPSGGEISLEGWTIADGSGAETALSGGFDETDYYFFVAEKFKGALNNDGDEINLYSDTHNLIDKVIYGKFGALPANNAPAPGKGESAALKTDGQEAVFDKDSYAVTDSPTKGKSNIISSPVEENNDDTAAAGAETAGKIMITEIFPNPIGSDREGEFIELHNATDQAIDLAGWRIEIEGGKIFEFGRFFNPTRTLSAGEYFALFRAASNLILDNNGGKIRLFAPGKSKAAQLLEYGPAGEGLSFADTENINLKNAASSTKNFLRNSLLLNRWVWSDLPTPGAPNQIRTANHAPKISFSTPDKIITGAPMVFDASDSFDENGDTISFVWDFGDGARLNLETPAHVFMRPGNYPVKLTASDGQNFSTLEKIIKVTGASFGNAAVLGEKIAANNIPIELKNNLPAKKISPKPSAVAATTASKNNSAVKVAVATPTIKPSAPGTAIDKIKLGAAWKISGTVIVLPGIFGVQYFYIINNSPLGITAEAGQGGGDAPGGDGVGQPAVKIYNYYKDFPALAIGDIVEVNGVIGGSEADKYLKTKSKANIKISSHGDPPVPEKINAAGFKEENLGKFVQAEGEVESRSAQEMKLFDGQGDINLYFKSNAKIDVKNIPAGAKITAIGLLSKVSGGLAILPRNQADLILATTTEDATGQVLGAATGSSAWTLPARSNNSQLLLYILIAAGGVIIILAIVLLKKYLAR, from the coding sequence ATGAAAAATTGGGGAGGAAAAATATTTTTGATCTTGGGCGTTTTGCTATGCTCGGGATTTTTTGTTACGCAAAAATGCCAGGCGGCTTCGGCCGGTGACGTTGTAATCAGCGAGATCGCTTGGATGGGAACGTTAAATAGTGCTAATGATGAATGGCTGGAATTGGCGAATAAGACGGATCAAGACATAATAATTGAAGGCTGGACTATAACTTTCGGCACCAGCACGCCGAAAAAAATTGAAAAATGCAAAATTAATCAGCCTTGCGCCATCCCGGCCGGAGGATTTTTTCTGCTGGAGCGCACCGACGATACCAGCGCCCCGCCGCCGGCTGATTTGATTTATACCGGCGCTTTGAATGATAATGGTGAAATTTTGGAATTAAAAAATGATTCGGGCGTCACGGTCGACCGGCTTGACGCCTCGGCAAAATGGCCGGCCGGAAATAAAGATTTAAGATCAACCATGGAACGAGCGGCTGATAATTCTTGGTGCGATAGCCAATCGCCCGGCGGGACGCCGAAAGCGGCAAATGATTGCGCGGGCGGAAGTTCGGCGCCGGAAACGCCCGAGCCGCCGCCAGCGGAAAGCGGCGGAAGTTCAGTGCCGGTTTATCGCTACGGCGACGTGCTGATCAACGAATTCGTCAGCGATCCGGCCGCGGGAGAAAACGAATGGGTGGAATTGTATAATCCGAGCGGCGGGGAAATATCGCTTGAGGGCTGGACGATCGCCGACGGTTCGGGCGCGGAAACTGCGCTGTCCGGCGGTTTTGATGAAACTGATTATTATTTTTTCGTCGCGGAAAAATTCAAGGGCGCTTTAAATAACGACGGTGATGAAATTAATTTATACAGCGATACCCATAATTTGATCGATAAGGTTATTTATGGAAAGTTCGGCGCCTTGCCGGCGAATAATGCTCCGGCGCCGGGAAAAGGCGAGTCAGCAGCTTTAAAAACCGACGGACAAGAAGCTGTTTTTGATAAAGATAGTTACGCGGTCACTGATTCTCCGACCAAGGGCAAAAGCAATATTATTTCCTCGCCGGTTGAAGAAAACAATGATGATACGGCGGCCGCCGGCGCTGAAACCGCCGGCAAAATAATGATCACGGAAATTTTTCCCAATCCGATCGGCTCGGACCGGGAAGGGGAATTCATCGAACTTCATAACGCAACCGATCAGGCGATTGATCTGGCCGGCTGGCGGATTGAAATTGAAGGCGGAAAAATTTTTGAGTTTGGCAGATTTTTCAATCCCACCCGGACGCTCTCCGCCGGAGAATACTTTGCGCTTTTTCGGGCGGCCAGCAATTTGATCTTGGACAATAACGGCGGGAAGATCCGCTTGTTCGCGCCGGGCAAGAGCAAGGCCGCGCAATTATTGGAATATGGCCCGGCCGGCGAAGGTTTGAGTTTTGCTGATACGGAAAATATCAATTTAAAGAACGCGGCCAGCTCGACCAAGAATTTTTTGCGCAATTCTTTGCTGCTTAACCGCTGGGTTTGGAGCGATTTGCCCACGCCGGGCGCGCCCAATCAGATCAGAACCGCCAATCACGCGCCGAAAATAAGTTTTTCAACGCCGGATAAAATTATCACCGGCGCGCCGATGGTTTTTGACGCTTCTGATTCTTTTGATGAAAACGGCGACACAATCTCTTTTGTTTGGGATTTTGGCGATGGCGCGCGATTGAATCTGGAAACACCGGCGCACGTCTTCATGCGGCCGGGAAATTACCCGGTAAAATTGACAGCCAGCGACGGGCAAAATTTTTCCACGCTGGAAAAAATCATCAAAGTCACGGGCGCTTCTTTTGGCAATGCGGCGGTGCTGGGAGAAAAAATCGCGGCCAATAATATTCCGATTGAGTTGAAAAATAATTTGCCTGCTAAAAAAATAAGCCCTAAGCCGAGCGCGGTCGCGGCCACGACGGCGAGCAAGAATAATTCAGCGGTGAAAGTCGCGGTTGCTACGCCAACAATTAAACCAAGCGCGCCTGGAACCGCGATAGATAAAATAAAGCTGGGCGCGGCTTGGAAAATTTCCGGAACCGTCATTGTCTTGCCCGGGATTTTCGGCGTCCAATATTTTTATATAATAAATAATTCCCCTCTCGGGATCACCGCCGAGGCGGGACAGGGGGGTGGCGACGCCCCTGGCGGAGACGGGGTGGGTCAGCCGGCGGTGAAAATTTATAATTATTACAAAGATTTTCCCGCTTTAGCGATCGGCGACATTGTCGAAGTAAACGGCGTGATCGGCGGGTCAGAAGCTGATAAATATTTAAAAACTAAAAGCAAGGCCAATATAAAAATTTCGAGCCATGGCGATCCGCCCGTTCCGGAAAAAATAAATGCCGCCGGATTTAAAGAAGAAAATTTGGGAAAATTCGTGCAAGCCGAGGGCGAAGTCGAGTCGCGAAGCGCTCAAGAGATGAAACTTTTCGACGGCCAGGGCGATATCAATTTATATTTCAAAAGCAACGCCAAGATCGACGTTAAAAATATTCCGGCCGGAGCCAAAATCACGGCTATCGGTTTATTAAGCAAAGTTTCCGGCGGCCTAGCCATTTTACCCCGCAATCAAGCTGATTTGATTTTAGCCACGACGACTGAAGACGCAACCGGCCAAGTTCTTGGCGCGGCCACCGGCTCCTCGGCCTGGACTTTGCCTGCCCGCTCGAATAATTCTCAGCTTCTTTTATATATCTTGATCGCTGCCGGCGGAGTAATCATTATTTTAGCCATTGTACTTTTAAAAAAATATTTAGCCAGATAA
- a CDS encoding dTDP-4-dehydrorhamnose 3,5-epimerase family protein, with the protein MINGVVIKEVKKNIDERGWLAEVFRHDETNFQEAMCYVSLTKPGVIRGPHEHVQQADCFVFLGPGAFALHLWDRRPGSATAGEYLKVVVGEDNPSLVIIPPGVVHGYQCISKQPAWCLNFPDKLYGGEGKKEEVDEIRWEKDPNSPYKIE; encoded by the coding sequence ATGATCAACGGCGTAGTTATCAAAGAAGTGAAAAAAAATATCGACGAGCGCGGCTGGCTGGCCGAAGTTTTTCGCCATGATGAAACGAATTTTCAGGAAGCGATGTGTTATGTGAGCTTAACCAAGCCCGGCGTGATCCGCGGCCCGCATGAACACGTGCAACAGGCCGATTGTTTCGTTTTTCTCGGTCCGGGCGCGTTTGCCTTGCATCTTTGGGACCGCCGCCCCGGATCAGCGACGGCCGGCGAATATTTGAAAGTCGTGGTCGGTGAAGACAATCCATCTTTGGTTATCATTCCGCCGGGAGTGGTGCACGGCTACCAATGTATTTCCAAGCAACCCGCCTGGTGTTTGAATTTTCCGGACAAATTGTACGGCGGCGAGGGGAAAAAAGAAGAAGTTGACGAGATCCGCTGGGAAAAAGATCCAAACTCGCCTTACAAGATTGAATAA
- the rfbD gene encoding dTDP-4-dehydrorhamnose reductase has protein sequence MKILILGAKGNLGAQLAAVFAEANEAEVISWDKEDIDIADGESLIEKIIGLEPQFIINAAAYNAVDKCEADDNEFALAKKINGEAVGFLTQAAAKINATIVHYSTDYVFDGVNRDGYDEAALPAPINNYGISKLLGEEELMTSSDGPRHYLIRTSKLFGPQGPSVSAKPSFFDLMLKAAEKNDRVKAVDEEKSCFTYTPDLAKATKKLLEEKKPFGIYHIINSNPATWYEACLELFKIAGVEKKVMPVTGNEFPRPARRPAQSVLLNTKLPPLRSYQEALKEYIKKIVS, from the coding sequence ATGAAAATATTAATTTTAGGAGCCAAAGGAAATTTGGGGGCGCAATTAGCCGCTGTCTTCGCTGAAGCGAATGAAGCGGAAGTGATCAGTTGGGATAAAGAAGATATTGATATCGCCGATGGCGAAAGCTTGATTGAAAAAATTATCGGCCTCGAGCCGCAGTTCATCATCAATGCCGCCGCTTACAATGCCGTGGACAAATGCGAAGCCGACGATAATGAATTTGCGCTGGCTAAAAAAATCAACGGCGAGGCGGTCGGCTTTTTAACGCAAGCCGCGGCCAAGATCAACGCCACGATCGTCCATTATTCGACCGATTATGTTTTTGACGGCGTAAATCGAGACGGTTATGACGAGGCCGCCCTTCCCGCTCCGATCAATAATTACGGAATCAGTAAATTATTGGGCGAAGAGGAGCTCATGACAAGTTCAGACGGACCGCGCCATTATTTGATCAGAACTTCCAAGCTTTTCGGCCCGCAGGGGCCGTCTGTTTCGGCCAAGCCCAGCTTTTTTGATCTGATGCTCAAAGCGGCCGAAAAAAATGACAGGGTTAAAGCGGTTGATGAAGAAAAAAGCTGTTTCACTTATACGCCTGATTTGGCGAAAGCGACGAAAAAATTATTGGAAGAAAAAAAACCTTTTGGCATCTACCATATTATTAACAGCAATCCGGCCACCTGGTATGAAGCTTGCCTCGAACTCTTTAAGATTGCCGGCGTTGAAAAAAAAGTCATGCCGGTTACCGGCAATGAATTTCCCCGGCCGGCCCGGCGCCCGGCTCAATCCGTTCTCCTCAACACCAAACTGCCGCCGCTACGAAGCTATCAGGAAGCTTTAAAAGAATATATCAAAAAAATCGTCTCTTAA